The genomic DNA CATCCATAAACATATATAAAGGAGTGTCTAAAACTTCAGCGATTTTTCTCAATGAAGACAAGGATGGTTCAATAGCATCTCTTTCTATTTGAGAGATATAACTTATAGATAAATCTGTCAATTTGGAAACATCACTTAATGTTTTTTTCTTGCTTTTTCTTATATTTCTCATCTTTTCACCTAGCATAAGAACCTCCAAATAATAAAATTAATATAAAATATTCGCTTAAAACAAAGTAATTATAGCACAACATAGAAGTAGTGGCAATAAGAATACATAGTAGATTTTGACAATTAAAATTTAATTAAATCCAAATAAAAGTCTATGAAAATGAATTATTGTTAAATTAATACAAAGAAAATAATAATAAAAAAATTTAATAGAAGAGTATTAATTGAATTAAGATTATCACATTATATTTTGGAAAAGAGTAAATTTTCAGTAAATTATCTTGACATATATATTGAAGTAATAATATAATTTAAAGTATAAAATTTTAAAAATTGAATTATAACTTCAAAAAATAAGGAGGGTAATATGAAGATAACAGATATCAAATTTGAAAAGCTTAGAATTAAATTAAAAAAACCTGTAGTAGTTTCATTTGGAGTAATTGAATATGGAGAAAGTGTAATTTTAAAAATTGAAACTGATGAAGGGTATTGTGGATTTGGCGAAGCAGCACCTCTTGCAGCAGTTACAGGTGAAGTTTTGGATAATGTTCTTTCAGTATTACTTATGTTTAAAAAAGAGTTAATAGGCAAAGACCCACTAGATATTGAAACCATACATACCATCATGGATGGAATTATTATAGGTAATACTTCTGCAAAAGCAGCTATTGACATAGCTTTATATGATATTAAAGGAAAAATTATGAATGCACCCCTTTATAAAGTTCTTGGAGGATTTGATAGTAAAGTCCAAACGGATATTACTATAAGTATAGATAAGCCAGAAAAAATGGCAGTAGAAGCTTTAGAAAGAGTAAAAGAAGGTTTTAGGATATTGAAGCTTAAAGCAGGTATAAATCCTGAAGACGATATTGAAGCTGTAAAGTTAATTAGAGAAGCCGTTGGAGAGAGTATAAGAATTAGAATTGATGCAAATCAAGGATGGAACGTAAATAGCAGTATAAATACTATCAAAAAGTTAGAAGAATTTAATGTTGATGCAATTGAACAAGCACTTCCACATTGGGATTTAGATGGTACTGCTTACATAAGAAATAAAAGTAACACAAAAATTATGATAGATGAATCATTACATTCACCAATAGATGCAATTAAGGCTATAAAAAAGAATGCAGTTGATACATTTAATATTAAGCTGATGAAATCAAGTGGAATATATCCTGCTATAAAAATCAACAACATAGCTGAGGCAAGTGGAGTAAATTGTATGTTAGGATGTATGCTGGAAACGAGAATTGGTATAACAGCAGCAGCAAATTTAATAGCATCTAAAAAGAACATAACAGAAGCTGACCTTGATAGTTTTATGTTTTGTGAAGAATTAGAAGGTATATCTGGAGGATTTGTAATGGATGGAGATATTATGAATCTTGTCAATAAACCAGGTTTAGGAATAGAAGTAAACTTATGATAAATTTGGAGGTTAAATATGAATACACTTTTTTCAAATCCAGGTAGTATACTTGCTGTAATGACATCAATGATTGCATTGGGTTTTTACTTACAAAGATACAAAGCCATTAAAAGCTTAGGACCAGCACTTACAATAATCATAATGGGAATAATACTTTCAAACTTAAAAGTAGTTCCAGTAAGTACTGAGTTATATGGAACTATTTCAACATATGCTATTCCAGTTTCTATGACTATAATGTTGATGAGTGTTGACTTAAAAGAAATGACAAAATTATCAAGAGAACCTTTAATTGCAATTTTTGTAGCTGTATTAACTGTAAGTATCATGGCATTTTTATTTGGATTAGTATTTGCAGAAAAAATATCAGAAGGTTGGAAGGTTGCTGGAATGTTTGTAGGTACATACACTGGTGGAAGTGCTAATCTTACAGCTATTGGAACAGGTCTTAATGTAAGTAGACAAACTCTTGCAGCAGCAAATGCAGCAGACTATGTAATTGGAGTACCAACATTGATATTTATGTTTGCTCTACCAGCAATATTAAAAAATTCAAAGAAGTTTAAAAAACTTTGGCCATATCATGTAGAAGAATCAGAATTAGAAGATTGTCAAAATGAAGAATTTATGGAGTCAAAAGAATGGAGTATTAAAGATATAGCTTGGATGTTGGCTATAGGTTTTGTTGTTACAGAAGTTTCAACAATACTTGCTGGATATTTCAATTCAAGTTTTAGTAGTGCAGCAAGAATACTTTTAGTTACAACAATTTCAATTATAATTGCTCAATTAAAGCCAGTAAAGAAACTAAAGGGAAATTTAGATTTAGGATTATTTGTTGCATTATTCTTTTTATGTACAATAG from Clostridioides difficile ATCC 9689 = DSM 1296 includes the following:
- a CDS encoding DUF819 domain-containing protein codes for the protein MNTLFSNPGSILAVMTSMIALGFYLQRYKAIKSLGPALTIIIMGIILSNLKVVPVSTELYGTISTYAIPVSMTIMLMSVDLKEMTKLSREPLIAIFVAVLTVSIMAFLFGLVFAEKISEGWKVAGMFVGTYTGGSANLTAIGTGLNVSRQTLAAANAADYVIGVPTLIFMFALPAILKNSKKFKKLWPYHVEESELEDCQNEEFMESKEWSIKDIAWMLAIGFVVTEVSTILAGYFNSSFSSAARILLVTTISIIIAQLKPVKKLKGNLDLGLFVALFFLCTIGFSVDIKEFLGSTFTITLYCFSIIFASFVFHLGITRLLKIKYQYVILSIVGAIADGPTSALVAASAKWNSLVSVAVVMGVIGGVLGNYAGISVAYAIKMSLGL
- a CDS encoding mandelate racemase/muconate lactonizing enzyme family protein encodes the protein MKITDIKFEKLRIKLKKPVVVSFGVIEYGESVILKIETDEGYCGFGEAAPLAAVTGEVLDNVLSVLLMFKKELIGKDPLDIETIHTIMDGIIIGNTSAKAAIDIALYDIKGKIMNAPLYKVLGGFDSKVQTDITISIDKPEKMAVEALERVKEGFRILKLKAGINPEDDIEAVKLIREAVGESIRIRIDANQGWNVNSSINTIKKLEEFNVDAIEQALPHWDLDGTAYIRNKSNTKIMIDESLHSPIDAIKAIKKNAVDTFNIKLMKSSGIYPAIKINNIAEASGVNCMLGCMLETRIGITAAANLIASKKNITEADLDSFMFCEELEGISGGFVMDGDIMNLVNKPGLGIEVNL